In Lysinibacillus sp. FSL M8-0337, the following proteins share a genomic window:
- a CDS encoding S-layer homology domain-containing protein codes for MQNKKLLHVVIVFIMLLSLLPIAPREAKATSLNQIFLGEPQAVFSGRTIGSGKKVVAIGKDSDGTLHMAGMVGLTPFTLSDLKGVPAYQLHNGSRELNEFYSTAMTDLDGDGKQDIVSAGPNGVPESPNNIILWNHDNQTLTKQSTFNLFSKAFYGKSVQTGDVNNDGKNDIIWFETEKVYVGINNSTPNNPSFSLIESVGVDILSGVQSCSMGDFNGDHNLDYICSTDNKNHNDLFKIGLGNGDGTFHLEAVPQRSDSIAALYVASDDLNQDGKDDFVLVRGSYPSKSIEISVGLRNSANTGFDITLLSRSAFINGSIAIGDLNNDGYKDIALTALNNANQKKLDIHLNNGVGQFNSAPDITTSGGGIEQLFIEDMNNDGVNDILTVENNKVSYLPVNLYIDATNLALDQTNITLKPNATKQLTALFTPANTTFQDVTWVSSDPTIVTVDQNGLVTGLAEGSATITVTSTKDGTKFATCNVVVGNPPTLSNLTVSEGTLSPTFAEDTNDYTVHVDNAVTSLKVTPTVMDTAATIKVLDTDVTSDSPSDELSLQVGKNSIPVVVKSSNGIENTYTLTVIRSASMPVITNASTTEHSQTQSGLVITSEDGNAVTHLKISNIQGGALFKNDGTTVIQNGDFITIAEGNSGLKFTPTQYLNSVANDVFSFDVAAALDATESGLSHTAQGTISVSEVNDEPIATDDTLTVKENAKAKIITFAELLGNDKAGPENENNQKLSVKSVDNAVGGTVTIENDEIKFALEKDFKGQAGFQYTIVDDGTTSGLIDPKEATGNVVFSVQENQIPTVNEAIANQQGIAGGDAISIDLSTTFKDLDNDSLTLSATSHKEAIATVSIKDNNLKINPLSAGQATITVTAEDDFGGKVTTDFEITVVPQFTVTFEVNGGSKVQAQKVKEGAVATKPSENPTKAGYTFGGWYMDRELTKLFDFTKGIVGNTTVYAKWEVMSSGDGGSSSSTPSTSEPTPKPTPTEEVKVLVNGKEEAIGKATNTQVGSQKVMTVTVDSKKLQEKLAAEGNKAVVTIPVNNDADIIVGELNAQMVKNMQNEQAIVVIQTPTASYTLPASQINIDAISTQIGKGIALEDIKVQIEIAKPTNDMVKFVENVAQQGNFSVMVAPIEFTVKAVSAMKTVDVTSFNAYVQRTIAVPKDVEASKITTGIVVKQDGTTHHVPTKVIQKEGKYYAVINSLTNSTYALVWNPIEFKDVANHWSKEAVNNLGSRMIINGVREGIFAPNQDITRAQFAAIIVRALGLKTDDRTNHYADVTTDAWYASYINAASEYKLIQGYSNGNFGPNDKITRQQAMTILARALLLTDVDKTISEQEATTILATFKDEGQIAEYAKSPIAVAVKTGLVTGKENKTIAPTANISRAEVAVIIERFLKKAELIN; via the coding sequence ATGCAGAATAAGAAATTGTTACATGTTGTTATTGTTTTTATCATGCTACTTAGCTTGCTTCCGATTGCACCTCGAGAAGCAAAGGCAACATCGTTAAATCAAATATTTTTAGGAGAACCACAAGCGGTATTTTCGGGTAGAACGATTGGCTCTGGAAAAAAAGTAGTAGCTATTGGAAAAGATAGTGATGGTACACTCCACATGGCAGGAATGGTGGGTTTAACACCCTTTACGTTAAGCGATTTAAAAGGAGTACCTGCCTATCAATTACATAATGGGAGTCGGGAGCTGAATGAATTTTATAGTACAGCAATGACTGACTTAGATGGTGATGGTAAACAGGATATTGTTTCAGCCGGACCAAATGGCGTTCCAGAAAGCCCTAATAATATTATTTTATGGAACCATGATAATCAAACATTAACGAAACAATCTACGTTTAATCTATTTTCAAAAGCTTTTTACGGTAAGAGTGTGCAAACGGGAGATGTCAATAATGATGGAAAAAATGATATCATTTGGTTTGAAACTGAAAAAGTATATGTAGGCATTAATAATAGTACACCAAATAATCCTTCATTCTCATTGATAGAGAGTGTGGGTGTAGATATTCTATCGGGAGTTCAAAGTTGTTCTATGGGGGATTTTAATGGTGATCATAATTTAGACTATATTTGTTCGACAGATAATAAAAATCATAATGATTTATTTAAAATTGGACTAGGTAATGGCGATGGTACATTTCACCTTGAAGCAGTACCTCAAAGATCGGATAGTATAGCCGCACTATATGTTGCTTCAGATGATTTAAATCAAGACGGAAAAGATGATTTTGTATTAGTGAGAGGTAGTTACCCATCGAAATCAATTGAAATATCTGTAGGACTTCGTAATAGTGCGAATACAGGTTTTGATATAACGCTATTAAGTCGAAGTGCATTTATAAATGGTTCAATTGCAATTGGTGATTTAAATAATGACGGTTATAAGGATATTGCTCTTACAGCTTTAAATAATGCAAATCAAAAGAAATTAGATATTCACCTTAATAATGGGGTAGGTCAATTTAACAGCGCTCCTGATATTACTACAAGTGGGGGGGGAATCGAGCAACTATTTATAGAAGATATGAATAATGATGGTGTTAATGATATTTTAACAGTTGAAAACAATAAGGTTAGTTATCTTCCAGTAAATTTATATATTGATGCTACTAATCTAGCGCTCGATCAAACGAATATAACGCTTAAACCAAATGCAACAAAACAGTTAACAGCTTTATTTACTCCTGCAAATACAACATTTCAAGATGTAACGTGGGTATCTAGTGATCCTACGATTGTAACAGTTGACCAAAATGGTTTAGTGACAGGTTTAGCAGAAGGTAGCGCTACCATTACGGTCACTTCAACAAAGGATGGTACAAAATTTGCAACATGTAATGTTGTAGTGGGCAATCCACCAACACTGTCTAATTTAACGGTGAGTGAAGGAACGCTAAGCCCTACTTTTGCAGAAGACACAAATGACTATACAGTCCATGTAGATAATGCAGTCACTTCGTTAAAGGTAACACCGACCGTAATGGATACTGCCGCTACAATAAAAGTACTAGATACAGATGTTACGAGTGACAGTCCATCTGATGAGCTTTCACTCCAAGTTGGGAAAAATAGTATACCTGTCGTTGTAAAGTCTAGCAATGGTATTGAAAATACGTATACATTAACTGTAATCAGAAGTGCAAGTATGCCAGTTATTACAAATGCTTCGACTACAGAACATAGTCAAACGCAAAGTGGATTAGTTATTACATCAGAAGATGGAAATGCCGTTACACATCTGAAAATTAGCAATATTCAAGGTGGGGCATTATTTAAAAACGATGGTACAACAGTCATCCAAAATGGAGATTTTATTACCATTGCTGAAGGGAATAGCGGTTTAAAGTTCACGCCGACACAATATTTAAATTCAGTGGCAAATGATGTCTTTAGTTTTGATGTTGCTGCAGCACTTGATGCAACAGAAAGTGGCTTAAGTCATACAGCGCAAGGTACTATTTCTGTGAGTGAAGTGAATGATGAACCAATCGCGACAGATGATACACTAACAGTGAAAGAAAATGCTAAAGCTAAAATCATCACGTTTGCTGAGCTGCTTGGTAATGATAAAGCAGGTCCAGAAAACGAAAACAATCAAAAACTTAGCGTGAAATCTGTTGATAATGCAGTAGGCGGAACCGTAACGATTGAAAATGATGAAATTAAGTTTGCCTTAGAAAAGGATTTTAAAGGTCAAGCGGGCTTTCAATATACAATTGTAGATGATGGTACAACTTCTGGATTAATTGATCCGAAAGAAGCAACAGGAAATGTCGTTTTTTCTGTACAAGAAAACCAAATACCTACTGTCAATGAAGCGATTGCAAATCAACAAGGTATTGCAGGTGGTGATGCTATCTCAATCGACTTGTCGACTACGTTTAAGGATTTAGATAATGATTCTTTGACACTATCTGCAACTTCACATAAAGAAGCAATTGCAACAGTTTCAATCAAAGATAATAATCTAAAAATTAACCCATTATCAGCCGGACAAGCAACCATTACTGTTACTGCTGAAGACGACTTTGGAGGCAAAGTTACGACTGATTTTGAAATAACGGTTGTACCACAATTTACTGTTACCTTTGAAGTGAATGGTGGTAGTAAAGTGCAAGCGCAAAAAGTAAAAGAGGGCGCTGTCGCTACAAAACCAAGCGAAAATCCAACGAAGGCTGGTTACACTTTTGGTGGTTGGTATATGGATCGTGAACTGACAAAGTTGTTTGATTTTACAAAAGGAATTGTAGGCAATACAACGGTCTATGCGAAGTGGGAAGTGATGTCTAGTGGTGATGGTGGTTCTTCTTCTAGTACGCCGTCAACGTCGGAACCTACTCCAAAGCCGACTCCTACAGAAGAAGTAAAAGTACTTGTTAATGGTAAGGAAGAGGCCATTGGTAAAGCGACAAATACACAGGTAGGGTCTCAAAAAGTAATGACTGTCACGGTAGATTCTAAAAAGTTACAAGAAAAACTAGCAGCAGAAGGTAATAAAGCTGTAGTGACTATTCCTGTAAACAATGATGCTGATATCATTGTTGGAGAATTAAATGCTCAAATGGTAAAAAATATGCAGAATGAGCAAGCAATAGTAGTTATTCAAACACCAACAGCTTCTTACACATTGCCAGCTTCACAAATCAATATAGATGCTATTTCTACGCAAATAGGCAAGGGTATTGCACTTGAAGATATTAAAGTGCAAATTGAAATTGCGAAGCCTACAAACGATATGGTGAAGTTTGTAGAAAATGTGGCACAACAAGGTAACTTCTCTGTAATGGTTGCACCTATTGAATTTACTGTAAAAGCGGTAAGTGCTATGAAAACGGTTGATGTTACAAGCTTCAATGCTTATGTTCAACGAACTATAGCGGTACCAAAAGACGTAGAAGCAAGCAAAATTACAACAGGAATTGTCGTTAAACAAGACGGCACAACGCATCATGTACCGACAAAGGTAATACAAAAAGAAGGAAAGTACTATGCGGTGATTAATAGCTTAACGAATAGTACGTATGCTCTTGTTTGGAATCCAATTGAATTTAAGGATGTGGCCAATCATTGGTCAAAAGAGGCTGTAAATAATCTTGGCTCTCGAATGATTATTAATGGAGTACGTGAGGGCATATTTGCACCTAATCAAGATATAACACGTGCACAATTTGCTGCTATTATAGTCCGTGCGCTCGGTTTAAAAACAGATGATCGTACTAATCATTATGCAGATGTAACAACAGATGCATGGTATGCAAGCTATATCAATGCTGCAAGTGAATACAAGCTTATTCAAGGTTACAGCAATGGGAACTTTGGGCCGAATGATAAAATTACACGTCAGCAAGCAATGACTATTTTAGCGCGTGCTTTGTTATTAACCGATGTAGATAAAACGATTTCAGAGCAAGAAGCGACAACTATTTTAGCTACGTTTAAAGATGAAGGACAAATTGCTGAATATGCTAAATCTCCTATTGCAGTTGCAGTGAAAACAGGTTTAGTAACAGGCAAAGAAAATAAAACAATTGCGCCAACTGCCAACATATCACGTGCAGAAGTAGCGGTAATAATCGAACGCTTCTTAAAGAAAGCGGAGCTTATTAATTAA
- a CDS encoding sulfurtransferase TusA family protein, with protein MNSNLQLDATGLSCPMPIVKTKKAMDTLASGEILEVQVTDKGALADIPAWANAGGHTILDKSEDAGVITFFIQKA; from the coding sequence ATGAACTCAAATTTACAATTAGATGCAACAGGTTTATCTTGTCCAATGCCGATCGTAAAAACAAAAAAGGCGATGGATACACTAGCTTCAGGTGAGATTTTGGAAGTACAAGTAACAGATAAAGGGGCTTTAGCGGATATCCCTGCATGGGCAAATGCAGGTGGTCACACGATTTTAGATAAATCGGAAGACGCGGGCGTCATTACATTCTTTATTCAAAAAGCGTAA
- a CDS encoding NlpC/P60 family protein, with protein MGKRNKWRKSMVLTLALAGGLLFNTVQPIEAHAEETSQQMIEKKAKIDAEVKKLETELQQLQQEIDEKVKVFNQVQADIKEVDAGIVETEKRIEQRSAILSERMAAYQAQDNTVGVYLSVVLEAKSFADLMDRVVAVKTLMDADQELVNQQEADKAKLEQQKATLDEKQKELQKQFQELQQKESEMEVKKAENQAKSLALKAQIATKQEEERLEAERKAAEEEAARLRALQSATPVVQVNNNGGKPQSIVVGSGAGTASSGGAISTAKQFLGRAYVWGGSNPTTGFDCSGLVQWSYKQAGVSLPRTASQQYLATQRISASEARVGDLVFFSYGSGVAHVGIYLGNNTMIDAQNKGVVIESLDWWNQYLVGFGRIQ; from the coding sequence ATGGGTAAGCGCAATAAATGGCGTAAGTCGATGGTGCTAACATTAGCACTTGCAGGCGGCTTATTATTTAATACAGTACAACCGATTGAAGCACACGCTGAAGAAACGTCTCAGCAAATGATCGAGAAAAAAGCAAAAATCGATGCGGAAGTAAAAAAATTAGAGACAGAGTTACAACAGCTACAACAAGAAATTGATGAAAAAGTGAAAGTATTTAACCAAGTACAAGCTGATATCAAAGAAGTAGATGCAGGTATTGTTGAAACGGAAAAACGCATTGAGCAACGTTCAGCTATTTTAAGTGAACGTATGGCTGCTTATCAAGCACAAGATAACACAGTAGGTGTCTATTTAAGCGTTGTGCTAGAAGCAAAGAGTTTTGCAGATTTAATGGACCGTGTCGTAGCGGTTAAAACATTAATGGATGCTGACCAAGAGCTAGTAAATCAACAAGAAGCAGATAAAGCGAAATTAGAACAACAAAAAGCAACATTAGATGAAAAACAAAAAGAGCTTCAAAAACAATTCCAAGAGCTTCAACAAAAGGAAAGCGAAATGGAAGTGAAAAAAGCTGAAAACCAAGCAAAATCACTTGCATTAAAGGCTCAAATTGCAACGAAACAAGAAGAAGAGCGTTTAGAAGCTGAACGTAAGGCTGCTGAAGAAGAAGCGGCTCGTTTACGTGCACTTCAATCAGCTACACCTGTTGTACAAGTGAACAATAACGGTGGCAAACCACAGTCAATCGTCGTAGGATCTGGTGCTGGTACAGCATCTTCAGGTGGTGCTATTTCAACTGCCAAGCAATTCCTAGGTCGTGCGTATGTTTGGGGTGGTAGTAACCCTACAACAGGCTTTGACTGTTCTGGTCTTGTACAATGGTCTTACAAGCAAGCTGGGGTATCATTACCTCGTACAGCATCACAACAATACTTAGCAACACAACGTATTTCAGCAAGTGAAGCTCGCGTTGGTGATTTAGTATTCTTTAGCTATGGTTCAGGCGTAGCACATGTTGGGATTTACCTTGGTAATAACACAATGATTGATGCGCAAAATAAAGGCGTAGTGATCGAATCACTTGATTGGTGGAACCAATATTTAGTAGGCTTCGGTCGTATTCAATAA
- a CDS encoding sulfite exporter TauE/SafE family protein translates to MDITWIITIFLIGFVGSYVSGMLGIGGSIIKYPMLLYIPPLLGFTAFTAHEVSGISAVQVFFASIAGVWAYRKGGYLNKSLIIYMGGAILAGSFVGSFGSQYLSEAGVNIVYGILALIAAIMMFIPKKQIDDKPMNDVTFNKPVAAILAFIVGIGSGIVGAAGGFLLVPIMLVVLRIPTRMTIATSLAITFISSIGGTIGKLMTGQVDYYPAAIMIVASLIAAPLGAKAGKSLNTKVLQGILAVLILATAIKIWMDIL, encoded by the coding sequence ATGGATATAACATGGATTATTACGATATTTTTAATCGGCTTTGTAGGATCTTATGTTTCAGGTATGCTTGGTATTGGAGGCTCGATTATTAAATATCCAATGCTATTATATATTCCACCTTTACTAGGATTTACTGCATTCACAGCACATGAAGTATCAGGTATTAGTGCTGTACAAGTGTTTTTCGCTTCGATTGCAGGGGTATGGGCATATCGTAAAGGTGGCTATCTAAACAAATCACTGATTATTTATATGGGTGGGGCAATTTTAGCAGGTAGCTTTGTCGGTAGCTTTGGTTCCCAATATTTATCGGAGGCAGGCGTTAATATCGTTTATGGGATTTTGGCGCTTATAGCGGCAATTATGATGTTTATTCCTAAAAAGCAAATTGACGATAAGCCAATGAATGATGTTACTTTTAATAAGCCCGTAGCGGCAATTTTAGCATTCATCGTTGGTATTGGTTCTGGTATCGTAGGAGCAGCAGGTGGTTTCCTACTTGTACCGATCATGCTTGTTGTACTAAGAATACCAACGAGAATGACGATTGCTACAAGTTTAGCCATTACCTTTATCTCTTCCATTGGGGGAACAATAGGAAAGCTAATGACGGGGCAAGTGGATTATTATCCAGCAGCCATCATGATTGTGGCAAGTTTAATAGCAGCGCCACTAGGAGCAAAAGCAGGGAAAAGTTTAAATACGAAAGTATTACAAGGGATATTAGCTGTCTTGATTCTAGCAACGGCTATTAAAATTTGGATGGATATTTTATAG
- a CDS encoding DsbA family oxidoreductase produces MKIEVFSDFSCPFCYIGKRELERAIKEAGYTDQVEIEYKSYQIDPTAPKETGQSFYEHFMAQQNVTREEAEQMTIGITERAKEVGLTYQFAEMKKVHTEKAHRLAKWTKQFGKEAAYIDVLMAAYLMEGKDLNDDAMLLAVIKELGLDVAEAQQVLNTNEAFKEELDKDRYDAQQIGVQSVPFFVFENRYGIKGAEPNEVFVRTLHQAAEIAGIKPTLNMVGNGDASCADGACKL; encoded by the coding sequence ATGAAAATTGAAGTGTTTTCTGACTTCTCATGCCCATTTTGTTATATAGGGAAAAGAGAATTAGAACGAGCAATAAAAGAGGCTGGATATACTGATCAAGTAGAGATAGAGTACAAATCTTATCAAATTGATCCTACTGCACCGAAAGAGACGGGGCAAAGTTTTTATGAACATTTTATGGCTCAGCAAAACGTAACGCGTGAAGAAGCTGAACAAATGACAATTGGTATTACTGAACGAGCAAAGGAAGTTGGGCTCACATATCAATTTGCTGAGATGAAAAAAGTGCATACAGAGAAAGCCCACCGCTTGGCAAAATGGACGAAGCAATTTGGGAAAGAAGCCGCTTATATAGATGTGTTAATGGCTGCTTACTTAATGGAAGGTAAAGATTTAAATGATGATGCCATGTTGCTAGCGGTTATTAAAGAGTTAGGCTTAGATGTTGCCGAAGCACAACAAGTATTGAATACAAATGAAGCTTTTAAGGAAGAGTTAGATAAAGATCGCTACGATGCGCAACAGATTGGGGTACAAAGCGTGCCATTCTTTGTTTTTGAAAATCGTTACGGTATTAAAGGTGCTGAGCCGAATGAAGTATTCGTACGTACATTGCATCAGGCTGCGGAAATTGCAGGTATTAAACCTACTTTAAATATGGTTGGTAATGGTGATGCTTCTTGTGCTGATGGTGCATGTAAATTATAA
- a CDS encoding c-type cytochrome yields MKKMTTGIAGTILIAATLFVGAAISDKILGDANGETNEAAVKTQIPTTANSQKVVYAPPSIEEVPDGPMKEAILYGYELVNNTHVAADDYVGNQLSCTSCHAGAGYDEQASSLVGVTANYPQYIARSGGIVTIEERINGCMVRSMNGKKFDMNSDELEAMVAYFAYISQGVPIGAEREWAGTSNMKSVPIPDVAHGEELYAQSCIACHAADGSGTGATTGPALWGENSFNDGAGMARMSKMAGYIQNNMPVGAGGTLSDQDAADLAAYILSQDRPEWANHDKDWPKGGRPNDLMNKEKREQVKNGTIDWEQVLSTN; encoded by the coding sequence ATGAAGAAAATGACAACTGGTATAGCAGGAACAATCTTAATAGCTGCTACTCTTTTTGTTGGAGCAGCCATTAGTGACAAAATATTAGGTGACGCCAATGGTGAGACGAACGAAGCGGCGGTTAAAACACAAATACCAACGACGGCAAATTCACAAAAAGTCGTCTACGCTCCACCAAGTATCGAAGAAGTACCGGATGGACCGATGAAAGAAGCGATTTTATATGGTTATGAACTGGTAAATAATACGCATGTTGCGGCAGATGATTACGTAGGAAATCAGCTATCTTGCACAAGCTGTCATGCAGGTGCAGGGTATGATGAACAAGCATCTTCTCTAGTTGGTGTCACAGCTAACTATCCACAATATATTGCTCGTTCTGGAGGCATTGTAACGATTGAAGAGCGAATTAATGGTTGTATGGTGCGAAGTATGAACGGTAAAAAATTTGATATGAATAGTGACGAGCTTGAAGCGATGGTTGCCTACTTTGCTTATATTTCACAAGGCGTGCCGATTGGTGCAGAGCGTGAATGGGCTGGCACAAGTAATATGAAAAGCGTCCCTATTCCAGATGTAGCACACGGTGAAGAATTGTATGCGCAATCTTGTATTGCTTGTCACGCTGCTGATGGTTCTGGAACGGGTGCTACTACAGGTCCAGCATTATGGGGAGAAAATTCCTTTAATGATGGAGCGGGCATGGCACGTATGTCTAAAATGGCTGGCTACATTCAAAACAATATGCCAGTTGGAGCGGGTGGTACGTTATCCGATCAAGATGCTGCTGATTTAGCGGCTTACATTTTATCGCAAGATCGTCCGGAGTGGGCCAACCACGATAAAGACTGGCCTAAAGGTGGTCGTCCTAACGATTTAATGAACAAAGAGAAACGCGAACAAGTGAAAAATGGCACAATTGATTGGGAGCAAGTTCTCTCTACGAACTAA
- a CDS encoding AarF/UbiB family protein, whose protein sequence is MVYLKLLIQIIFVAGIIYFVSGRLIGSNINFVRRVLSVVISVTLTSFVYWYSYLRHRDFLSETMMQTVTEVSTLIWIGSMLLISMLLYLVFELFDPIGIKGGERRHGQKSILLRLRSYWRQQKRLRQVLKIAVTNGIVQTIKYARQRENEKELAIALRTTLEQCGGIFVKFGQVLSTRKELFSPIIIDELEHLQQSVKPLPHEQVTKILETSLPRSVDDVFINFQTEPLAAASIGQVHKARLKNYEEVVVKLLRPEVKGIMRDDLDILEEFANWFSNKSTWAESLGFRELAGGFADGLREEIHLDIEVRNTLQVTNALAKSDYKVRIPKIYTEFCDEDIIVMEYVRGKSVAEGASEFRRQNIDRSQFARTILYSFFEQMLFSGIFHADPHPGNVYIDETDGVPILLDFGAVGRLGATQQEGLKLFLLGIQQNDSGILYDGLMLLVENKEHAERARVEQAMDQILLKISYVDRIPTEELIHSLFTVVRDFGLAFYPSVGLALRSLVTLDGTLRVIDSQFDIFTEAKDFSASYMRAAFLRPFKEPLETKERIQEELSMLIPTLRKMPRRIDQLIQRVESGKIILHHDIFSDDHNARFITQLFSRFVLLLVGITFGIISVALLAISQFIHEPYAVYLNTAAYLGLFLCAILLVRLSIQALRSMK, encoded by the coding sequence TTGGTTTATTTGAAGTTACTAATTCAAATTATTTTTGTTGCAGGAATTATTTATTTTGTTAGCGGACGATTAATAGGTTCTAATATAAATTTTGTACGCAGAGTGCTCTCTGTTGTTATTAGTGTAACGCTTACGTCCTTTGTATATTGGTATTCCTACTTGCGCCATCGAGATTTTTTATCGGAAACGATGATGCAAACTGTTACGGAAGTAAGCACCCTTATTTGGATAGGTAGTATGCTCCTTATCTCCATGCTGCTCTACCTTGTTTTCGAACTATTTGATCCAATTGGCATTAAGGGAGGGGAGCGACGTCATGGGCAAAAATCCATTTTATTGAGATTGCGTAGCTACTGGCGTCAGCAGAAGCGATTACGTCAGGTGTTAAAAATTGCAGTGACAAATGGAATTGTCCAAACGATTAAATATGCGAGGCAACGAGAAAATGAAAAGGAGCTTGCCATTGCCTTAAGAACAACATTAGAGCAATGCGGCGGGATTTTCGTCAAATTCGGGCAAGTACTATCTACGCGTAAAGAATTATTTTCTCCAATTATCATTGATGAGCTAGAACATCTACAGCAAAGTGTAAAACCTCTGCCGCATGAGCAGGTTACAAAGATTTTAGAAACTTCCTTACCAAGGTCAGTAGACGATGTATTTATTAACTTTCAAACGGAGCCATTAGCAGCAGCCTCTATCGGGCAAGTACATAAGGCACGGCTGAAAAATTACGAAGAAGTTGTGGTGAAGCTACTGCGTCCTGAAGTAAAGGGGATTATGCGTGATGACCTTGATATTTTAGAGGAATTTGCAAATTGGTTTTCCAACAAATCTACTTGGGCAGAGTCGTTAGGCTTTCGAGAATTAGCTGGTGGATTTGCGGATGGTTTAAGGGAAGAAATTCATTTAGATATCGAAGTACGAAATACACTACAGGTAACAAATGCTCTTGCTAAAAGCGATTATAAAGTGCGCATCCCTAAAATATATACAGAGTTTTGTGATGAAGACATTATTGTTATGGAATACGTTCGTGGTAAAAGCGTGGCGGAAGGGGCATCTGAATTTCGACGACAAAACATTGATCGTAGCCAATTTGCACGAACAATTTTGTATTCTTTTTTTGAGCAGATGTTATTTTCAGGGATATTTCATGCGGACCCACATCCAGGGAATGTTTACATTGATGAGACAGATGGAGTACCAATCCTGCTAGACTTCGGAGCGGTTGGACGCCTAGGTGCTACTCAGCAAGAAGGGTTAAAGCTATTTTTACTAGGTATCCAACAAAATGATTCAGGTATTTTATACGATGGCTTAATGCTACTCGTAGAAAATAAAGAACATGCGGAACGTGCTAGGGTGGAGCAGGCAATGGATCAAATATTGCTGAAAATATCCTATGTTGATCGTATCCCAACCGAAGAACTAATCCATTCGTTATTTACAGTGGTACGGGATTTTGGTCTTGCGTTTTATCCCTCTGTTGGTTTGGCGCTACGATCATTAGTAACACTAGATGGAACATTGCGTGTAATTGATTCACAATTTGATATTTTTACAGAAGCGAAGGATTTTTCGGCATCTTATATGCGAGCTGCATTTTTAAGACCGTTTAAAGAACCGTTAGAAACAAAAGAGCGTATACAGGAAGAACTGTCGATGTTAATCCCTACTTTACGAAAAATGCCAAGGCGTATCGATCAGCTAATTCAACGAGTAGAAAGTGGAAAAATTATATTGCATCATGATATTTTTTCAGATGACCACAATGCTCGTTTCATTACTCAGCTATTTTCCCGTTTTGTCTTATTACTTGTTGGTATTACATTTGGAATCATTTCTGTTGCGTTGTTAGCCATTTCTCAATTTATACATGAACCATATGCAGTGTATTTAAATACGGCTGCATACCTAGGGTTATTTCTGTGTGCCATCTTATTAGTACGGCTGTCCATTCAAGCTTTACGTTCAATGAAATAG